The Gemmatimonadales bacterium DNA window CGCCAGTCGGCGTCCCAGATCACCGACATCATCCAGGGCTGGCCCGCCGGCACCAAGCTCGAGATCCTGGCGCCGCTGGTGCGCGGCCGGAAAGGCGAGTTCCGCGACCTGTTCGAAGAGGCGCGCAAGGCGGGCTTCGTGCGCGCCCGCGTGGATGGCAAGGTCTACGAACTGGACGCCGTCCCCAAGCTCAACCGCCGCCAGAACCACGACATCGCGATCGTGGTGGACCGGCTGGTCGTGGTCGAGGGGGACCGCCAGCGCCTCGCCGACAGCATCGAAACCGCGCTCCGCCAGGCCGACGGCGTGGTCGAGGTGGTCCGTCACTCTACACCCCACACCCTACACCCTACACCCTTTCTCTTCTCGGAACGCTACTCCTGCCCCAAGTGCGGCCTCTCCCTCCCCGAGCTGGAGCCGCGCCAGTTCTCTTTCAACTCTCCCTTCGGTGCCTGCCCCGAGTGCGCCGGCCTCGGCACGCGGCGAGAGGTCAACGAGCAGCTCGCCCTCGGCGACGCGAGCATCTCGATCCTCGAAGGCGTCGTGCTCCCGTGGGGTGAGCCTAGCGGGTACTTGCGTCGCGTGGTGCTGCCGACGCTGGCCAAGGAGCTGCACTTCGACCTCAACGTGCCGTGGGGCAAGATCCCCGCGGCCGCGCGCAAGGCGCTGCTCTACGGCCTCGGCGAGAAGAAGCTCAAGTTCCGATACGAGAGCGAGAAGACCCGCGGCGAATACGAGTCGGTGTGGGAAGGCATCCTCCGCAACGTCGAGCGCCGGTACAAGGAGACCACCTCGGACGGCGTGCGCGAGCAGCTGAGCGAGTACATGACGCTCCGGCCTTGCTCGCTCTGCGAGGGACGCCGTCTCAAGCGCGAGAGCCTCGCCGTTCTCATAGACGGCAAGAGCATCGGCGAAGTAGTGGAAATGTCGGTCGGGGACGCCCTGGTCTTCGCGGACGATCTCCCGGTCCGCTCCAACGGCAAGCCGGGACTGGATCCCGACATCGCCGGACCGATCCTCAAGGAAGTGCGCGACCGGCTCCGCTTCCTGGTGAACGTGGGCCTCGACTACCTCACCCTCGGACGTTCCGCTGGTACGCTCTCGGGCGGCGAATCGCAGCGCATCCGGCTCGCCACCCAGATCGGCTCGAGACTCGTGGGTGTGCTCTACATCCTCGACGAGCCGTCCATCGGTCTGCACTCGCGCGACAACGGCCGCCTCCTCGCCACGCTCAAGGAGCTGCGCGACCTCGGCAACACCGTGCTGGTCGTCGAGCATGACGAGGAGACCATCCGCGCCGCCGACTACGTCGTGGACCTTGGCCCGCGCGCCGGCCGCCACGGCGGCGAGCTCATCGCGTCAGGGCCGTTAGGCGAGATCCTGAAGAGCGAGCGGTCGCTCACCGGGCGCTACCTCCGGCGAGAGCTCCGCATCCACGTTCCGTCGTCCCGCCGTTCCGCCGTTCCGTCCCGTACCGTCCGCGTCATCGGCGCGCGGCAGCACAACCTCAAGAACCTGACTGTGGATTTCCC harbors:
- the uvrA gene encoding excinuclease ABC subunit UvrA, whose product is MPDDRLIVRGAREHNLRNIDVEIPRGSLTVITGLSGSGKSSLAFDTIYAEGQRRYVESLSAYARQFLGLMEKPDVDAIEGLSPAIAIEQRTAGQNPRSTVGTITEIYDYLRLLYARAGTPHCPNDGSPIQRQSASQITDIIQGWPAGTKLEILAPLVRGRKGEFRDLFEEARKAGFVRARVDGKVYELDAVPKLNRRQNHDIAIVVDRLVVVEGDRQRLADSIETALRQADGVVEVVRHSTPHTLHPTPFLFSERYSCPKCGLSLPELEPRQFSFNSPFGACPECAGLGTRREVNEQLALGDASISILEGVVLPWGEPSGYLRRVVLPTLAKELHFDLNVPWGKIPAAARKALLYGLGEKKLKFRYESEKTRGEYESVWEGILRNVERRYKETTSDGVREQLSEYMTLRPCSLCEGRRLKRESLAVLIDGKSIGEVVEMSVGDALVFADDLPVRSNGKPGLDPDIAGPILKEVRDRLRFLVNVGLDYLTLGRSAGTLSGGESQRIRLATQIGSRLVGVLYILDEPSIGLHSRDNGRLLATLKELRDLGNTVLVVEHDEETIRAADYVVDLGPRAGRHGGELIASGPLGEILKSERSLTGRYLRRELRIHVPSSRRSAVPSRTVRVIGARQHNLKNLTVDFPLGLFVAVTGVSGSGKSTLVTDILYQALARHFYRAQVIPGAHDRIEGLDLIDKVIDIDQSPIGRTPRSNPATYTGLFTPIRDIFAELPEAKMRGYGPGRFSFNVKGGRCEACQGDGLVKIEMHFLPDVFVPCEVCRGRRYNRETLEVRFKGKSIADVLDMTVAEGLEFFTNQPRVRQKLETLNDVGLGYLHIGQSATTLSGGEAQRVKLATELSKRDTGRTLYILDEPTTGLHFEDVRLLLEVLHRLVDKGNTVVVIEHNLDVVKTSDWIIDLGPEGGEAGGTVVAEGPPEAVAREASSHTGHALRAVLR